Proteins encoded together in one Bacillota bacterium window:
- the dapA gene encoding 4-hydroxy-tetrahydrodipicolinate synthase: protein MAQSKFGRLIIPLVVPFKENEDIDFDKLENLIKVQLSSGFCDSLIIGGTTSEFPALSYDERAEIIEFVVRTVGKRVPVIAGTGFASTRETIKLTQKAEEIGVDMAMIVGPYYQRPNQEGIYQHYKAVAEATNLPIMLYNIPFFDGVNITPATFKRLAKISNIIAIKEEASLNPTQITQYIHDAPDTFLFYDGDDSMILPVLIQGAIGVVSGGALVIGKYIRKMLDSYFDGDLEMAKNLHHKIAPFFSRVFGLRENPIPALKEALKQVGVDAGCCRRPLMGCTDEEKKIIHDVLSELELV from the coding sequence ATGGCTCAATCGAAATTCGGGCGGCTGATCATTCCGCTCGTAGTCCCATTCAAAGAAAATGAAGACATTGACTTCGATAAGCTTGAAAATCTGATCAAGGTGCAGCTTTCATCCGGCTTTTGCGATTCACTTATCATCGGAGGGACAACCTCGGAATTCCCTGCATTGTCTTATGATGAGCGGGCGGAGATCATCGAATTCGTGGTCAGGACTGTTGGTAAACGAGTGCCGGTCATAGCAGGCACTGGTTTCGCCTCGACGCGAGAAACAATCAAGTTGACACAGAAAGCAGAGGAAATTGGTGTAGATATGGCCATGATCGTGGGGCCTTATTACCAGCGGCCAAATCAGGAAGGTATCTACCAGCACTATAAGGCGGTTGCAGAGGCGACCAATCTGCCAATCATGCTTTACAACATCCCGTTCTTCGACGGGGTAAACATCACGCCAGCTACCTTCAAACGACTGGCTAAAATATCAAATATCATTGCCATCAAGGAAGAAGCATCCCTAAATCCAACCCAGATCACGCAATATATTCACGATGCCCCCGACACTTTCCTGTTTTATGATGGGGATGATAGCATGATCCTGCCTGTATTGATTCAAGGCGCAATCGGTGTAGTGTCAGGCGGCGCCCTGGTCATCGGCAAATATATAAGGAAGATGCTAGATTCATACTTCGACGGGGACCTTGAGATGGCGAAAAACCTGCACCACAAGATCGCGCCATTCTTCAGCCGGGTATTTGGTTTACGCGAGAACCCCATTCCGGCTCTGAAAGAAGCGCTAAAACAAGTCGGAGTGGATGCAGGCTGCTGCCGGCGACCGTTAATGGGTTGTACAGACGAGGAAAAAAAGATAATACATGACGTGCTGTCAGAACTGGAGCTGGTGTAG
- a CDS encoding IclR family transcriptional regulator, whose amino-acid sequence MAAQVLGSVKKALQILSLFAEGKPEWTVTDIAKALNLQKSTVCRLLSTMETEGFIRKSDEGRGYCLGLKLFELGSVVLQNLDLRNVAMPYINRLSELTGETVHLGILSNDQVLSIESHGSRYSLKPVIMIGRSAPLYCTGVGKALLAFQPPEVIESFLTRVKLERQTPNTITDKDRLLAELEAIRSQGYALDNMENELGVRCVAAPIFDYSGRVVASMSISGPSIRITEERIPELAEQIKATTREISRRLGAPNHNGQNA is encoded by the coding sequence ATGGCAGCACAGGTTCTCGGGTCGGTAAAGAAGGCGCTCCAGATATTATCCCTCTTTGCCGAAGGGAAGCCAGAATGGACAGTTACGGATATTGCGAAGGCATTAAATCTGCAGAAGAGCACGGTCTGCCGTTTGCTTTCCACAATGGAGACGGAAGGGTTTATCCGAAAGAGCGACGAAGGTCGGGGGTACTGTCTAGGCCTGAAACTCTTCGAGCTAGGGAGCGTGGTTTTACAGAATCTGGACTTACGGAATGTGGCTATGCCATACATCAACCGGTTATCGGAATTAACCGGGGAGACGGTTCACCTTGGCATACTCAGCAACGATCAGGTTCTTTCCATCGAGTCCCACGGGTCAAGGTACAGCCTTAAGCCGGTCATAATGATCGGGAGAAGCGCGCCACTATATTGCACCGGCGTGGGAAAGGCGTTACTTGCCTTTCAACCTCCAGAAGTAATTGAATCTTTCCTCACAAGAGTGAAACTGGAACGGCAGACTCCGAACACCATTACCGATAAAGATAGGTTGCTGGCGGAGCTGGAAGCAATACGCAGTCAGGGATATGCCCTCGATAACATGGAGAATGAGCTAGGTGTGCGCTGCGTTGCCGCCCCTATTTTCGATTATTCGGGGCGGGTAGTTGCTTCGATGAGTATCTCAGGTCCAAGTATTCGCATTACAGAAGAGCGCATACCGGAATTAGCTGAGCAGATTAAGGCTACGACGCGCGAGATATCACGCAGGCTGGGAGCGCCCAATCATAATGGGCAAAACGCATGA
- a CDS encoding TIM barrel protein, with translation MLKFSPCIEMLFTDLPFLERIEQVAKLGFGAFEFWGWNNKDLPGILRKCEEVGIKVAVFGISPREGRTAPIIDPRRRGEFLEAVRASVDVAAELGTKTLIVTTGNEIPELSRGEQRESIIAALTEAAPIVEASGITLVLEPLNTLVDHPGYFLSSSKEAFSIVGEVGSPNVKILYDIYHQQIMEGNIISTIETNIDKIGHFHVADVPGRHEPGTGELNYRNIFKHIERSGYQGYVGLEFRPSGPSAESLKEVLEIAGSR, from the coding sequence ATGCTGAAGTTTTCCCCGTGTATCGAGATGCTCTTTACTGACCTTCCTTTCTTAGAGAGGATTGAGCAGGTAGCAAAGCTTGGATTTGGGGCCTTTGAATTCTGGGGGTGGAATAATAAGGATCTGCCAGGCATCCTGAGAAAATGTGAGGAGGTAGGTATTAAGGTAGCGGTCTTTGGAATAAGTCCACGAGAGGGACGTACAGCGCCCATCATTGATCCGCGAAGGCGCGGGGAATTTCTAGAGGCCGTCAGGGCCTCTGTAGATGTTGCAGCAGAGCTTGGGACAAAGACTCTTATTGTGACTACGGGAAATGAGATTCCTGAGCTTAGCCGGGGCGAACAAAGGGAAAGCATCATTGCGGCCTTGACGGAGGCTGCCCCAATAGTTGAGGCAAGCGGCATCACTTTAGTGTTAGAGCCCCTAAACACCCTGGTCGACCACCCCGGATACTTCCTGTCCTCCTCGAAAGAGGCGTTTTCGATCGTGGGGGAAGTAGGGAGCCCTAACGTCAAGATCCTGTATGACATCTATCACCAGCAGATCATGGAGGGCAATATCATTTCGACCATCGAGACGAACATCGACAAAATCGGGCACTTCCATGTAGCTGATGTGCCAGGGCGGCATGAGCCGGGCACAGGCGAGCTCAACTATCGCAATATATTCAAACACATAGAACGATCAGGGTATCAGGGTTATGTGGGACTGGAATTCCGGCCATCAGGTCCTTCAGCCGAGAGCCTCAAAGAGGTTTTGGAGATAGCCGGATCACGCTAA
- a CDS encoding Gfo/Idh/MocA family oxidoreductase yields MAIFRVGFIGTGKKPVKAGPLGYGMAHMHAAAYKKLPADCELVACADIVEENARAFAEIFDIPAIYTDYHEMLHKENLDIVSVCTWPRLHAEMVIAAAVAGVRAIHCEKPMAHTWGASRLMAQECERRGVRLTFNHQRRFGAPFRKAKALLDEGVIGDLEKVEFAVGNLYDYGSHSFDLSNYFNNECPAEWVIAQIDYREENLVFGAHNENQAFALWKYRNGVFGMASTGPGAGLVNCHNRLVGSQGVIEVGPMPFGPDQPVLRVRRKGSTSWEVIDCGEEGLHGPDYIDRAIADIVCALKEGRESELCARNALNATEIIFACWESSRRRGRVDLPLIIQDNPLEAMVEAGDLKPGPGSV; encoded by the coding sequence ATGGCGATTTTTCGTGTAGGTTTCATCGGAACCGGGAAGAAGCCGGTCAAGGCCGGTCCCCTGGGTTATGGGATGGCGCATATGCATGCAGCCGCCTACAAAAAGCTGCCTGCGGATTGCGAATTAGTTGCTTGCGCAGACATCGTTGAAGAAAATGCGCGCGCATTTGCAGAGATATTCGATATACCCGCAATTTATACTGACTACCATGAGATGCTGCATAAGGAGAACCTCGACATAGTGAGCGTCTGCACCTGGCCCCGGCTCCACGCAGAGATGGTCATAGCGGCTGCCGTGGCGGGCGTCCGGGCTATTCATTGTGAAAAACCCATGGCTCATACCTGGGGCGCAAGCCGGCTCATGGCCCAGGAATGCGAGCGGCGCGGCGTGAGGCTCACTTTCAATCACCAGAGGAGGTTCGGGGCTCCTTTCCGCAAGGCAAAGGCATTGCTCGATGAAGGCGTTATCGGAGATCTCGAGAAGGTGGAATTCGCGGTTGGCAACCTTTATGATTACGGGTCCCACTCATTTGATCTCTCCAACTATTTCAACAATGAATGCCCAGCCGAATGGGTCATCGCACAGATCGATTATCGGGAAGAAAATCTCGTCTTTGGCGCTCATAATGAAAACCAGGCCTTTGCGCTATGGAAATACCGTAATGGGGTTTTCGGGATGGCTTCAACAGGGCCAGGAGCGGGTCTTGTCAACTGCCACAACCGTCTCGTGGGGAGCCAGGGAGTCATCGAGGTTGGACCGATGCCATTCGGGCCTGACCAGCCCGTGCTACGGGTCAGGCGAAAGGGATCTACTTCATGGGAGGTTATAGACTGCGGGGAAGAAGGCCTCCACGGTCCAGATTATATAGACAGAGCCATTGCAGACATCGTCTGCGCCCTTAAGGAAGGTCGCGAATCAGAGCTCTGTGCGCGCAATGCGCTAAATGCTACAGAGATCATTTTCGCCTGCTGGGAGTCATCACGGAGGAGAGGGCGAGTGGATCTGCCGCTGATAATACAGGACAATCCATTGGAAGCCATGGTGGAGGCGGGGGATCTCAAACCCGGACCGGGTAGCGTTTAA
- a CDS encoding type II toxin-antitoxin system VapC family toxin, whose protein sequence is MSYLIDTCVISELRKPAPQGTVLSWFDSCEEEDMYISSLSIGELHYGISVLPEGKRKSDLLVWFGQVCDAFADRILPITTTICIIWGDMRARAQKNGRALAVIDGLLAATAQAHNLILVTRNTTDVEMTGARVLNPWGDKGQRPESCGHSRSPESNPCT, encoded by the coding sequence ATGAGCTACCTGATCGACACTTGCGTCATATCAGAATTACGTAAGCCTGCTCCTCAAGGCACCGTTTTGTCATGGTTCGACTCCTGTGAGGAAGAGGACATGTATATAAGCTCGCTTAGCATCGGAGAGCTACATTATGGTATCTCCGTTCTTCCTGAAGGGAAAAGGAAGAGCGACTTGCTGGTCTGGTTTGGTCAAGTCTGTGACGCCTTCGCCGACAGAATACTTCCAATAACCACTACCATCTGCATTATCTGGGGAGATATGCGGGCCAGGGCACAAAAGAATGGTAGGGCACTGGCGGTAATTGATGGATTGCTGGCTGCAACTGCACAGGCACACAATCTGATTCTCGTTACACGAAACACTACAGACGTTGAGATGACCGGCGCTCGTGTTCTCAACCCCTGGGGGGATAAAGGTCAACGGCCGGAGTCCTGCGGGCATTCCCGATCGCCCGAAAGTAACCCATGCACGTAA
- a CDS encoding type II toxin-antitoxin system Phd/YefM family antitoxin, whose product MTTASDNTWQVQVAKNKFSEVINKALKGVPQLITKNGKPAVYVISTRDYEALTRRKSLKKLLLNSPHNDLEIPIQRQKDLGRDISV is encoded by the coding sequence ATGACCACTGCCTCTGACAATACATGGCAAGTACAAGTGGCCAAGAATAAATTTAGTGAGGTGATTAACAAGGCTCTCAAAGGCGTCCCTCAGTTGATTACAAAAAATGGTAAGCCCGCCGTCTATGTCATCTCCACGAGAGACTATGAAGCGTTGACCCGGAGAAAAAGTCTCAAGAAGCTATTGCTTAATTCCCCTCACAATGATCTGGAGATTCCTATCCAGAGGCAAAAAGACCTGGGGAGGGACATCTCCGTATGA
- a CDS encoding TIM barrel protein, translating into MKNQMEMEPGVKIAAQMSPEPEQEDLEFVKQMGVDYVVLWTNGDKAGYDYYASRRELFEKAGLKVYGFGNTSVHNQDAIVLNLPNRDEKIEEYKRHIRALGKAGIPYTTYAHMGNGIWSTELEKIRGGAVARAFDLNKAREGRWADRTYRMPLTHGRKYSEEEIWDNFAYFIKEVAPVAEEAGVKIGIHPDDPPVPELGGIPRCIFSSFEGYKRALEIADSPNVGICLCVGCWLEGGELMGKDVLETIRYFGEKGKIFKVHFRNVSAPLPHFIETFLDNGYMDMYKVMKALVQVGFNGVVIPDHIPRMSGDRRLGTAYTIGYMKALMERAMAEASRITTGGK; encoded by the coding sequence ATGAAAAATCAGATGGAGATGGAACCTGGGGTAAAAATTGCCGCGCAGATGTCACCCGAGCCCGAACAGGAAGACCTTGAGTTTGTCAAGCAAATGGGAGTCGATTATGTAGTGCTATGGACAAACGGCGATAAGGCCGGCTACGATTATTACGCCAGTCGCCGGGAATTATTTGAGAAGGCCGGTCTCAAGGTTTATGGCTTTGGCAATACCAGTGTACATAACCAGGACGCGATCGTGCTGAATCTACCGAATCGTGACGAAAAGATCGAGGAATACAAGCGGCACATTCGCGCCCTCGGCAAGGCTGGCATCCCCTATACAACATACGCACATATGGGGAACGGCATCTGGAGCACTGAACTTGAAAAGATTCGAGGCGGCGCGGTAGCGCGGGCATTTGATTTGAATAAAGCTCGAGAGGGGCGCTGGGCTGACAGGACCTATCGAATGCCTTTGACGCACGGTCGAAAGTATTCTGAAGAAGAGATCTGGGACAACTTCGCCTATTTCATCAAGGAAGTAGCTCCGGTAGCCGAAGAAGCAGGAGTAAAGATAGGGATTCATCCAGATGATCCGCCGGTGCCAGAGCTTGGGGGCATCCCACGCTGTATCTTCAGCAGTTTCGAGGGTTATAAGAGGGCGCTGGAAATAGCTGATAGTCCGAATGTAGGCATATGCCTATGTGTTGGCTGCTGGCTGGAAGGGGGCGAGTTGATGGGGAAAGATGTCCTGGAGACCATACGCTACTTTGGCGAGAAAGGCAAAATATTCAAGGTGCATTTCCGAAATGTGAGCGCCCCGCTGCCCCATTTTATTGAAACATTCCTGGATAATGGTTATATGGACATGTACAAAGTCATGAAAGCCCTGGTCCAGGTTGGTTTCAATGGTGTGGTCATCCCTGACCATATACCTCGCATGTCCGGCGACCGCCGGTTAGGGACGGCCTATACCATCGGGTATATGAAAGCCCTCATGGAGCGGGCAATGGCTGAAGCCTCGCGGATCACGACCGGCGGCAAATAG
- a CDS encoding MBL fold metallo-hydrolase, producing MIRQRAIEEERNGGVIYMEVFPGVHYIQQSLQYYSEFTAMTLLLREFPILIDTGLPTSVNEVLNPYFAKIGFDPRELRYVVNTHFHGDHIGGNPSLRQESSAKFMAHPEAVKMIEIPRLGRAPWERYYRYFPGRSNDDKTAGEAVEAEFHMDVALKDKEIIDLGDSQLQVIYTPGHSPDSICLYEDKTRTLYTGDSIQGEGTHSMHIAMYDDPDIYVSSIKSLLEYPFEIVIADHAYKPYPKGIHHADTAREFLDKSLTCVARYHEQFYDILRKAGAPLSLDRVALEMCKLYGYNDFSIQSLFTTEGHLRKLVREGHAIESDGRFVAK from the coding sequence GTGATCCGTCAGCGGGCAATTGAAGAGGAAAGGAATGGAGGCGTAATCTATATGGAAGTATTTCCAGGAGTCCACTACATCCAGCAGAGTCTCCAATATTATTCCGAATTCACAGCTATGACTTTGCTGTTGAGAGAATTCCCCATCTTGATTGATACCGGTCTGCCCACATCCGTCAACGAAGTCCTAAACCCCTATTTCGCCAAAATCGGCTTTGATCCTCGAGAACTCAGATATGTAGTGAATACTCATTTTCACGGCGACCATATAGGCGGCAATCCTTCCCTGCGACAGGAAAGCTCAGCGAAATTCATGGCTCATCCCGAAGCCGTCAAAATGATAGAGATTCCAAGATTAGGGCGGGCTCCCTGGGAACGCTATTACAGATACTTCCCGGGCAGAAGCAATGATGACAAAACCGCGGGTGAGGCCGTCGAAGCTGAATTTCACATGGATGTCGCCCTCAAAGACAAAGAAATCATCGATTTGGGCGATAGCCAACTTCAGGTGATCTATACACCAGGACATAGCCCCGACTCCATCTGCCTCTATGAAGACAAAACACGGACCCTCTATACGGGAGATAGCATACAGGGAGAAGGCACCCATTCTATGCATATCGCGATGTATGATGACCCCGATATCTATGTGAGCTCCATCAAATCACTTCTTGAATATCCTTTTGAAATAGTGATAGCCGATCATGCTTATAAACCTTACCCCAAGGGAATTCACCATGCAGATACGGCTCGGGAATTTCTTGACAAAAGTCTCACATGTGTAGCCCGGTATCATGAACAGTTCTATGATATTCTCCGAAAAGCTGGCGCGCCGCTAAGCCTGGACAGGGTCGCACTGGAAATGTGCAAGCTTTATGGATATAATGATTTCTCCATCCAGTCACTATTTACCACAGAAGGGCATCTTCGAAAGCTGGTCAGGGAGGGCCACGCCATTGAGTCGGATGGCCGTTTTGTCGCTAAGTGA